The following coding sequences are from one Malaciobacter pacificus window:
- the gpmI gene encoding 2,3-bisphosphoglycerate-independent phosphoglycerate mutase — MSNKTILVITDGIGHNESTNYNAFATANTPTYDYLFENVPYSLIHTYGNYVGLPNGQMGNSEVGHMTIGSGRVLYQDLVKINLALEKNTLEKNEVIIKTLNDSNNIHLIGLLSDGGVHSHIDHIIGLAKIAKKNAKKVFIHIITDGRDVAPDCANKYIAQIENICDEDIKIGTISGRYYTMDRDNRWERVQKGYDAIAFATPKTTQNVTDYVSKSYKEEIFDEFIVPSAFEGYDGIEENDGIIFCNFRSDRMREISSVFAKKDFSEFKTINKNINIATMTQYDKNIPLPVIFPKETPKNTLAEVISNAGLNQLHTAETEKYAHVTFFFNGGVEEPVLNESRVLIPSPSVATYDLQPEMSAPQVGQTVRNAMDNNTDFIVVNFANGDMVGHTGVFEAGVKAVEAVDKELGLIIEKAKEKNYNLILTSDHGNCEMMRDEKGNTLTNHTVGDVYCFVMSEKVREVKTGSLNNIAPTVLKLMNLEIPSQMDEALI, encoded by the coding sequence ATGTCAAATAAGACGATACTAGTAATTACAGATGGGATAGGTCATAACGAATCAACAAACTATAATGCATTTGCAACTGCAAATACACCTACGTATGACTATTTATTTGAAAATGTACCATATTCATTAATCCATACATATGGAAATTATGTAGGTTTACCTAATGGTCAAATGGGAAATAGTGAAGTTGGACACATGACTATAGGTAGTGGTAGAGTTTTATATCAAGATTTAGTAAAAATTAATTTAGCACTAGAAAAGAATACTTTAGAAAAAAATGAAGTAATCATTAAAACATTAAATGATTCAAATAATATTCATTTAATAGGACTTTTAAGTGATGGTGGTGTTCACTCTCATATTGACCATATTATTGGCCTTGCCAAAATTGCTAAAAAAAATGCAAAAAAAGTTTTTATCCATATAATAACAGATGGTAGAGATGTTGCTCCTGATTGTGCAAATAAGTATATAGCGCAAATTGAAAATATCTGTGATGAAGATATAAAAATTGGAACAATATCTGGAAGATACTATACAATGGATAGAGATAACAGATGGGAAAGAGTTCAAAAAGGTTACGATGCAATTGCTTTTGCTACTCCTAAAACAACACAAAATGTAACTGATTATGTTTCTAAGTCATATAAAGAAGAAATTTTTGATGAATTTATTGTTCCAAGTGCCTTTGAAGGTTATGATGGAATTGAAGAAAATGATGGAATAATTTTCTGTAATTTTAGAAGTGATAGAATGAGAGAAATTTCTTCAGTTTTTGCAAAAAAAGATTTTAGCGAATTTAAAACAATTAATAAAAATATCAATATTGCAACAATGACACAATATGATAAAAATATTCCATTACCAGTAATATTTCCTAAAGAGACTCCTAAAAACACTTTAGCTGAAGTTATTTCAAATGCAGGATTAAATCAACTTCATACTGCTGAAACTGAAAAATATGCACACGTAACATTTTTCTTTAACGGTGGAGTTGAAGAGCCTGTATTAAATGAAAGTAGAGTTTTAATTCCATCACCATCTGTTGCAACTTATGATTTACAGCCTGAAATGAGTGCACCACAAGTTGGGCAAACAGTAAGAAATGCTATGGATAATAACACAGATTTTATAGTTGTAAACTTTGCTAATGGTGATATGGTTGGGCATACTGGTGTTTTTGAAGCAGGAGTTAAAGCCGTTGAAGCTGTGGATAAAGAACTTGGACTTATTATAGAAAAAGCAAAAGAAAAAAACTATAATTTAATATTAACATCAGACCATGGAAACTGTGAAATGATGAGAGATGAAAAAGGTAATACATTAACTAACCATACAGTTGGAGATGTTTATTGTTTTGTAATGTCAGAAAAAGTGAGAGAAGTTAAAACTGGAAGTTTAAATAACATTGCTCCAACAGTTTTAAAACTTATGAATTTAGAAATTCCTTCACAAATGGATGAAGCATTAATATAG
- a CDS encoding ATP-binding cassette domain-containing protein, which yields MLNLNIKKLKIDFKKNNLVDISFNIDDSTALIGESGSGKSLTLKALLNLLPKNLEVTKNIDSNFELNSNSIGFIPQNPFTSLSPMTKINKQFFCDEKKKVEVLKLVDLDKSVLNKFPSQLSGGQIQRVVIAIAISKDVKILLLDEPTTALDIENKKNVITLISDLKKRLNLLILFVTHDIESIKEICKNIVIIKKGKLIESGLTKEILENPKQNYTKILINSSFANKEFRK from the coding sequence ATGTTGAATCTTAATATTAAAAAACTAAAAATCGACTTTAAAAAAAATAATCTAGTTGATATATCATTTAATATTGATGATTCTACAGCTTTAATTGGAGAAAGTGGGAGTGGAAAATCACTTACACTTAAAGCACTTCTAAATCTTTTACCTAAAAATTTGGAAGTGACTAAGAATATAGATTCAAACTTTGAATTAAATTCAAACTCAATTGGTTTTATACCTCAAAATCCTTTTACTTCATTATCACCAATGACAAAGATTAACAAACAATTTTTTTGTGATGAAAAGAAAAAAGTTGAAGTATTAAAATTAGTAGATTTAGATAAATCAGTTTTAAATAAATTTCCTAGCCAACTAAGTGGTGGACAGATTCAAAGAGTAGTTATCGCAATTGCAATTAGTAAAGATGTAAAAATTTTACTATTAGATGAACCAACTACAGCATTAGATATTGAAAATAAAAAAAATGTAATTACATTAATAAGTGATTTGAAAAAGAGGCTTAATCTTTTAATTCTATTCGTAACTCATGACATCGAATCTATAAAAGAAATCTGCAAAAATATAGTTATTATAAAAAAAGGTAAGTTAATAGAATCTGGATTAACAAAAGAAATATTAGAAAATCCAAAACAAAACTACACTAAAATATTAATAAACTCATCATTTGCAAATAAAGAATTTAGGAAATAA
- a CDS encoding transglycosylase domain-containing protein, translated as MFKYLLGLVIVISLGIAGWLYNLYDEIKHDVDKVVNYSPKQSTQFFDNNGKLIANTFQGENRDYVKYDDIPARVIEGLVAIEDTQYFEHFGINPDAISRAIIKDIKARAFVEGASTLTQQLIKMLVLTREKKIIRKVKEALLAIRLETILTKEEILERYLNHVYFGHGYYGIKTAAKGYFNKDLYELSLKEIAILVGLPRAPSFYDPTKNLKISLARANQVITRLNTLGWINEEQYKISIKETPKIYDQTLTQNKAPYIIDYVTKLLINDIPDLKYGGYKIYLTIDLDAQEIGKKALIASYEEAVKRDEDFRKKEKSSNDEYINDLNGALVSIESNSGKILALVGGMDYKTSMFNRAVQSKRQPGSAIKPFLYQIGLNEGLNPASELADISRTYDYKVNGQKRRWQPKNYGGNFKGLLSLRESLMFSRNLSTINLVTDTGIDIVRDNLQKYGFKTIPNDLSITLGTMSVSPLEFSEYFSVFANNGTQVKPYIIEQITNNKGESIFFEPEYKEIDEPEQTYLITSILQDVINNGTARRAAVSGIELAGKTGTTNNNVDAWFAGYSPSIQTVVWFGKDDNKPMRKTETGGKIAAPAFAFFFKEYLALHPEIPRTFTKPSKVFVSTINGKTEYYTQKSPLPEIEIEIVPEDPNEEVMEF; from the coding sequence ATGTTCAAATATTTACTTGGTTTAGTTATAGTTATTTCACTTGGAATAGCTGGTTGGTTATATAATTTATATGATGAGATTAAACATGATGTCGATAAAGTTGTAAATTATTCTCCAAAACAATCAACTCAATTTTTTGATAATAATGGAAAACTTATAGCAAATACTTTTCAAGGTGAGAACAGGGATTATGTCAAATATGATGATATACCAGCTAGAGTTATCGAAGGATTAGTTGCAATAGAAGACACACAATATTTTGAACATTTTGGTATAAACCCAGATGCAATTAGTAGAGCAATAATTAAAGACATAAAAGCAAGAGCTTTTGTTGAAGGGGCAAGTACTTTAACTCAACAATTAATAAAAATGCTTGTTTTAACAAGAGAAAAAAAAATAATTAGAAAAGTAAAAGAAGCTTTGTTAGCTATAAGACTTGAAACTATTTTAACAAAAGAAGAAATTTTAGAAAGATATTTGAATCATGTATATTTTGGACATGGATATTATGGAATTAAAACTGCAGCAAAGGGATATTTTAATAAAGATTTATATGAATTATCATTAAAAGAAATTGCAATTCTAGTGGGTCTTCCAAGAGCTCCAAGCTTTTATGACCCTACTAAAAATTTAAAAATTTCTTTAGCAAGAGCTAACCAAGTTATAACAAGACTAAATACACTTGGTTGGATAAACGAAGAACAATATAAAATATCAATAAAAGAGACTCCTAAAATATATGACCAAACTTTAACACAAAATAAAGCTCCTTATATTATTGACTATGTTACAAAACTATTAATAAATGATATTCCTGACCTGAAATATGGTGGATATAAAATATATTTAACAATTGATTTAGATGCACAAGAAATTGGTAAAAAAGCTTTAATCGCCTCTTATGAAGAAGCAGTAAAAAGAGATGAAGATTTTAGAAAAAAAGAAAAATCTTCTAATGATGAATACATAAATGATTTAAATGGAGCATTAGTATCTATTGAAAGTAATAGTGGGAAAATTCTAGCACTCGTAGGTGGTATGGATTATAAAACTTCTATGTTTAATAGAGCTGTTCAATCAAAAAGACAACCAGGAAGTGCAATAAAGCCTTTTTTATACCAAATAGGTTTAAATGAAGGATTAAATCCAGCTAGTGAATTAGCTGATATTTCAAGAACTTATGATTATAAAGTTAATGGACAAAAAAGAAGATGGCAACCAAAAAACTATGGTGGAAATTTTAAGGGATTATTATCATTAAGAGAATCTTTAATGTTCTCAAGAAATCTTTCTACAATTAATCTTGTAACAGATACTGGAATAGATATAGTTAGAGATAATTTACAAAAATATGGATTTAAGACAATCCCAAATGACTTATCTATAACTCTTGGTACAATGAGTGTTTCACCTTTAGAATTTAGTGAATATTTTAGTGTATTTGCAAATAATGGAACGCAAGTTAAACCTTATATTATAGAGCAAATAACAAATAATAAAGGCGAAAGTATTTTCTTTGAACCTGAATATAAAGAGATTGATGAACCTGAACAAACATATCTTATAACTTCAATTTTACAAGATGTAATAAATAATGGTACAGCAAGAAGAGCTGCAGTATCAGGTATTGAATTAGCAGGTAAAACAGGAACTACAAATAATAATGTAGATGCATGGTTTGCAGGATATTCACCATCAATTCAAACTGTAGTTTGGTTTGGTAAAGATGATAATAAACCTATGAGGAAAACAGAAACTGGAGGTAAAATTGCTGCACCTGCATTTGCATTCTTTTTTAAAGAGTATTTAGCTTTACATCCTGAAATTCCAAGAACATTTACAAAACCATCAAAAGTTTTTGTATCAACAATAAATGGAAAGACTGAATACTATACACAAAAATCTCCTCTTCCAGAAATTGAAATAGAAATCGTACCTGAAGATCCAAATGAAGAAGTAATGGAATTTTAA
- the glnA gene encoding type I glutamate--ammonia ligase: MGKFVNNTDEFFKYCEENEVKFVDFRFTDMKGMWHHLSYMLSAVDAKLLESGMPFDGSSVDAWQPINKSDMILKPDVETAFLDPFTADSTIIVFCDVYDIYKGEMYEKCPRSIAKKALKHLDESGMGDVAYFGPENEFFIFDDVKIVDEINESYYKVDSEEGCWSDATDYENGNMGHRPRTKGGYFPVQPTDSMVDLRAEMMLVLEQVGLEVMLGHHEVAQAQGEIGIKFGTLVEAADNVQKYKYVCKMVAHLNGKSCTFMPKPLFGDNGNGMHVHQSIWKDGKNLFYKEGEYGNLSETARHYIGGVFKHARAVAAFTNPSTNSYKRLIPGFEAPSILTYSSQNRSASCRIPYGAGEMATRIEMRFPDSTACPYLAFAAMLMAGLDGINNKYEPVGPMDDDLFELPLDEIRERKIPQMPHTLRGSLEALIRDNEFLQPVFTQDMIDTYQHYKFETQVWPYESRPTAFEFASTYSC; the protein is encoded by the coding sequence ATGGGTAAATTTGTTAACAATACTGACGAATTTTTTAAATATTGTGAAGAGAATGAAGTAAAATTTGTAGATTTTAGATTTACAGATATGAAAGGTATGTGGCACCACTTAAGTTATATGTTATCTGCTGTTGATGCTAAATTATTAGAATCTGGTATGCCTTTTGATGGTTCATCAGTTGATGCATGGCAACCAATTAATAAATCAGATATGATCTTAAAGCCAGATGTAGAAACTGCATTCTTAGATCCATTTACAGCTGATTCAACAATCATTGTATTTTGTGATGTTTATGATATCTATAAAGGTGAAATGTACGAAAAATGTCCAAGATCTATTGCTAAAAAAGCATTAAAACATTTAGATGAATCTGGAATGGGTGATGTTGCTTATTTTGGTCCTGAAAATGAATTCTTTATCTTTGATGATGTTAAAATTGTTGATGAAATCAATGAGTCTTACTACAAAGTAGATTCAGAAGAAGGTTGTTGGTCTGATGCTACTGATTACGAAAACGGTAATATGGGACATAGACCTAGAACTAAAGGTGGTTATTTCCCAGTTCAACCAACAGATTCAATGGTTGATTTAAGAGCTGAGATGATGTTAGTTTTAGAGCAAGTTGGTTTAGAAGTTATGCTAGGACACCACGAAGTTGCACAAGCTCAAGGTGAAATTGGTATTAAATTTGGAACTTTAGTTGAAGCTGCTGATAATGTACAAAAGTATAAATATGTATGTAAAATGGTTGCACACTTAAATGGTAAATCTTGTACATTTATGCCTAAACCATTATTTGGTGATAATGGAAATGGTATGCACGTTCACCAATCAATCTGGAAAGATGGTAAAAACTTATTCTACAAAGAGGGTGAATATGGAAATCTTTCAGAAACTGCAAGACATTACATCGGTGGTGTATTTAAGCATGCTAGAGCAGTTGCTGCATTTACTAACCCATCAACTAACTCATACAAAAGATTAATTCCAGGATTTGAAGCTCCTTCAATCTTAACTTATTCTTCTCAAAACAGATCTGCATCTTGTAGAATTCCTTACGGTGCTGGTGAAATGGCAACAAGAATTGAGATGAGATTCCCAGATTCAACTGCTTGTCCATACTTAGCATTTGCTGCAATGTTAATGGCTGGTTTAGATGGAATTAATAACAAATATGAGCCTGTAGGTCCAATGGATGACGATTTATTCGAATTACCATTAGATGAAATTAGAGAGAGAAAAATTCCTCAAATGCCTCACACTTTAAGAGGTTCTTTAGAAGCATTAATTAGAGATAATGAATTCTTACAACCAGTATTTACTCAAGATATGATTGATACTTATCAACACTACAAATTTGAAACTCAAGTTTGGCCTTACGAATCAAGACCAACTGCATTTGAATTTGCATCAACTTACTCTTGTTAA
- a CDS encoding histidinol-phosphatase, which yields MRVDLHNHTILCNHAEGSVDEYIQKAIELGIDVYGFADHAPMEYDPKYRMSFEQKNIYENWILEAKEKYKNQIKILLAYEVDYLEGHIHDEVIKTDVDYFIGSVHFLKNKNDMWGFDNPEFIGVYKSKDIDTIWSEYFMAIEEMAKTRLFDIVGHLDLIKVFKFLPKKDIRLIAKNALKEIKKSGMTLEINAAGLRKPIAETYPSKLLLEEAYLLDIPITFSSDAHSVDQIGFKYNECIDLAKSIGYTKCMTYEKRDKELLNF from the coding sequence ATGAGAGTAGATTTACACAATCATACAATATTATGTAATCATGCTGAAGGTAGTGTTGATGAATATATACAAAAAGCAATAGAATTAGGTATTGATGTTTATGGCTTTGCAGATCATGCACCAATGGAATATGATCCTAAATATAGAATGTCTTTTGAACAAAAGAACATATATGAAAATTGGATTTTAGAGGCAAAAGAAAAATATAAAAACCAGATTAAGATTTTATTAGCTTATGAGGTTGATTATTTAGAAGGTCATATCCATGATGAGGTTATAAAAACTGATGTTGATTATTTTATTGGCTCTGTACATTTCTTAAAAAATAAAAATGATATGTGGGGATTTGATAATCCTGAATTTATAGGGGTTTATAAATCAAAAGATATTGATACAATTTGGTCAGAATATTTTATGGCAATAGAAGAAATGGCTAAAACTAGACTTTTTGATATTGTAGGGCATTTGGATTTAATTAAAGTATTTAAATTCTTACCAAAAAAAGATATTAGACTTATTGCAAAAAATGCATTAAAAGAAATAAAGAAATCAGGTATGACATTAGAAATTAACGCAGCAGGATTAAGAAAACCTATTGCTGAAACATATCCTTCGAAACTTCTATTAGAAGAGGCATACTTGCTAGATATCCCTATTACTTTCTCATCAGATGCTCATAGTGTAGATCAAATAGGATTTAAATATAATGAATGTATTGATCTTGCAAAGAGTATTGGTTATACAAAATGTATGACTTATGAAAAAAGAGATAAAGAGCTACTTAACTTTTAA
- a CDS encoding diguanylate cyclase: MKKYSVLVVDDSSSILNALKNFLSDDLDIDVYTAKTMKETAKVLLEKKGKFEVVLADLGLPDAPQGEIIDFLKKFSLPIIVLTGSDTLEYEEKFKNKNIVDYIIKDGISALEYASSIVKRIINNKNIKILLVDDSKTFISKAMDLLLRYKYNALYATDGKEAYELLKKNSDIKVILTDYLMPNMNGLELTKKVRAEYSKDELSIIVTSNDKSRKIPAKFLKLGANDFLYKGFSDEEFFARINSTVDTLELFEKLKKKVNVDYLTGLYNRRYLFEVGKKYYQEFKKANKNFAIAIIDIDNFKSINDNYGHDIGDIAIKEVANILNKNVLNNRILSRLGGEEFCILFYNREKNEVIKLLEYIRISFEKNIIKLDDSNLSYTVSIGCTFEFSNNLDSMIQLADKNLYKAKNEGRNKVRYR, translated from the coding sequence ATGAAAAAATATTCAGTTTTAGTTGTGGATGATAGTTCATCAATACTAAATGCTTTAAAAAACTTTTTAAGTGATGATTTAGATATTGATGTTTATACAGCTAAAACTATGAAAGAAACGGCAAAAGTTCTACTTGAAAAAAAAGGTAAATTTGAAGTTGTTTTAGCAGATCTTGGTTTGCCAGATGCTCCGCAAGGTGAAATAATTGATTTCTTAAAAAAATTTTCATTGCCCATTATTGTTTTAACAGGAAGTGATACTTTAGAATATGAAGAAAAGTTTAAAAATAAAAATATAGTTGACTACATAATCAAAGATGGTATTTCAGCGTTAGAATATGCTTCATCTATTGTAAAAAGAATTATTAATAATAAGAATATAAAAATATTACTTGTAGATGATTCTAAGACTTTTATAAGTAAAGCAATGGATTTATTATTGAGATATAAATATAATGCTTTATATGCAACTGATGGAAAAGAAGCATATGAATTATTGAAAAAGAATAGTGATATAAAAGTTATATTGACTGATTATCTAATGCCAAATATGAATGGGTTGGAGTTAACTAAAAAAGTTAGAGCAGAGTATTCTAAAGATGAATTATCAATTATTGTAACTTCAAATGATAAGAGTAGAAAAATACCTGCAAAGTTTTTAAAATTGGGTGCTAATGATTTTTTGTACAAAGGGTTTTCTGATGAAGAGTTTTTTGCAAGAATTAATTCAACAGTAGATACTTTGGAGTTATTTGAAAAATTAAAGAAAAAGGTAAATGTTGATTATTTAACTGGACTTTATAATCGTAGATACTTATTTGAAGTTGGTAAAAAATATTATCAAGAGTTCAAAAAAGCTAATAAAAACTTTGCAATTGCAATTATAGATATTGATAATTTTAAATCTATTAATGATAATTATGGACATGATATTGGAGATATTGCGATAAAAGAAGTTGCAAATATTTTAAATAAAAATGTATTAAATAATAGAATACTTAGTAGACTTGGTGGGGAAGAGTTTTGTATATTATTTTATAATAGAGAAAAAAATGAAGTAATTAAGTTATTAGAATATATAAGAATTTCATTTGAAAAAAATATAATTAAGTTAGATGATTCTAATTTAAGTTACACAGTTTCAATTGGTTGTACTTTTGAATTTAGTAATAATTTAGATTCTATGATTCAGCTTGCTGATAAAAACTTGTATAAAGCTAAAAATGAGGGAAGAAATAAAGTGAGGTATAGATGA
- a CDS encoding molybdopterin synthase catalytic subunit, whose translation MKEEKYLQLFNGSLDVENITNSWYREFKNSNYGAIITFVGVVRDENNIQGLSFDIYEPILEKWFNDWQIKAKSKNAIVLMAHSRGDVLNHESSYIAAVCSPKRRVALELIDEFVEDFKAKAPIWKYDLIANKRIYAEDRSTKIEGAGLLK comes from the coding sequence ATGAAAGAAGAAAAATATTTACAACTTTTTAATGGTAGCTTAGATGTTGAAAATATAACTAACTCTTGGTATAGAGAGTTTAAGAACTCTAATTATGGAGCAATTATTACTTTTGTTGGTGTAGTTAGAGATGAAAACAATATTCAAGGATTATCTTTTGATATTTATGAACCAATTTTAGAAAAATGGTTTAATGATTGGCAAATAAAAGCAAAATCAAAAAATGCAATAGTTCTAATGGCCCATAGTAGAGGTGATGTTTTAAATCATGAAAGTTCATATATTGCTGCTGTTTGTTCTCCAAAAAGAAGAGTAGCTTTAGAATTGATTGATGAATTTGTGGAAGATTTTAAAGCAAAAGCTCCTATTTGGAAATATGATTTAATTGCTAATAAAAGAATTTATGCTGAAGATAGAAGTACTAAAATAGAGGGTGCAGGTTTACTTAAATGA
- a CDS encoding MoaD/ThiS family protein, protein MVTIEFLGPINKDCLTLDINNLSQLSQYLKEDIETSKWLESCAVAINDTLVMSKDVELNDGDKVSLLPPVCGG, encoded by the coding sequence GTGGTAACAATAGAATTTTTAGGACCAATAAACAAAGATTGTTTAACTTTAGATATTAATAATCTAAGTCAATTATCACAATATTTAAAAGAAGATATAGAGACTTCAAAATGGCTGGAATCTTGTGCTGTTGCTATTAATGATACTTTAGTAATGAGTAAAGATGTTGAGTTAAATGATGGAGATAAAGTTTCATTATTACCTCCTGTTTGTGGTGGTTAA
- a CDS encoding MqnA/MqnD/SBP family protein, which translates to MIFAKIDFINLLPFHVYLKKNIKSSQLKQIIEYHKSYPSFINKRFRKRNVHSAFISSIKSKNEKSLDLGIVAKNEVLSVLAIPGEYQKDYQSDTSNALALILNIDGRVLIGDKALKYYHVKNDIQIIDLALKWQEKYNLPFVFARLCYNKNGKQLKKVIKNFNKKHIKIPQYILEQYSKRSELTKEQILNYLTKIDYNIGIKEKKALKLFFKLSKEKGII; encoded by the coding sequence ATGATTTTTGCAAAAATCGATTTTATAAACTTATTACCATTTCATGTATATTTAAAAAAAAATATCAAATCATCCCAATTAAAACAAATAATTGAATATCACAAATCATATCCATCTTTTATAAATAAAAGATTCAGAAAAAGAAATGTTCACAGTGCATTTATTTCATCAATTAAATCAAAAAATGAGAAGTCTTTAGATTTGGGAATAGTTGCAAAAAATGAAGTTTTATCAGTACTTGCTATTCCAGGAGAATATCAAAAAGATTATCAGTCTGACACATCAAATGCATTAGCTTTAATTTTAAATATTGATGGAAGAGTTTTAATTGGAGATAAAGCACTAAAATATTATCACGTAAAGAATGATATTCAAATAATTGATCTTGCATTAAAATGGCAAGAGAAATATAATTTACCATTTGTTTTTGCAAGGCTATGTTACAACAAAAATGGAAAACAATTAAAAAAAGTAATTAAAAATTTCAATAAAAAACACATAAAAATACCTCAATATATACTAGAACAATATTCAAAAAGAAGTGAACTAACGAAAGAACAGATTTTAAATTATCTTACTAAGATTGACTATAATATTGGAATTAAAGAGAAAAAAGCTTTAAAACTATTTTTTAAATTATCTAAAGAAAAAGGCATTATATGA
- a CDS encoding undecaprenyl-diphosphate phosphatase, translating to MTIFDTIILGIIEGITEFLPISSTGHLIVASEFLGLEQSNVNKAFEVIIQFAAILAVILNYPSKFTFSHVSLWTKVFIAFLPIAIIGFIFSDVVKSLFSFEIVAWMFIIGGIIFLIVEKFYDEKATHTLDVEDVTYKQAAWIGFAQIFALIPGTSRAGSSIIGAMLVGLNRKASAEFSFLLAFPVMCATTGYDLLKHHEELLSTNQHMINLAVGFVVSFIVAFLAIKLFLKFLENFTFIAFGIYRILFGIFLLLIM from the coding sequence ATGACGATATTTGATACTATAATTCTAGGTATAATTGAAGGGATAACAGAATTTCTTCCCATATCCTCAACGGGACACTTAATAGTAGCAAGTGAGTTTTTAGGACTTGAACAATCTAATGTGAATAAAGCATTTGAAGTTATAATTCAATTTGCAGCAATACTTGCAGTAATTTTAAATTATCCTTCAAAATTTACATTTTCACATGTAAGTTTATGGACCAAAGTATTTATTGCTTTTTTACCTATTGCAATAATTGGTTTTATCTTCTCAGATGTCGTAAAATCACTATTTTCTTTTGAAATTGTCGCATGGATGTTTATTATTGGTGGAATTATATTCTTAATTGTTGAAAAGTTCTATGATGAAAAAGCAACCCATACACTTGATGTTGAAGATGTAACATACAAGCAGGCTGCTTGGATTGGATTTGCTCAAATTTTTGCACTAATTCCTGGTACATCAAGAGCTGGTTCTAGTATAATTGGTGCAATGTTAGTTGGACTTAATAGAAAAGCAAGTGCTGAGTTTTCATTTCTTTTAGCATTTCCCGTAATGTGTGCAACAACAGGTTATGATTTATTAAAACACCACGAAGAACTTTTAAGTACAAATCAACATATGATAAATTTAGCAGTTGGATTTGTTGTATCATTTATTGTTGCATTTCTAGCAATAAAACTATTTCTAAAATTTTTAGAAAATTTCACGTTTATTGCTTTTGGTATTTATAGAATACTATTTGGTATATTTTTATTACTTATCATGTAA